From Phyllopteryx taeniolatus isolate TA_2022b chromosome 18, UOR_Ptae_1.2, whole genome shotgun sequence, the proteins below share one genomic window:
- the iyd gene encoding iodotyrosine deiodinase — protein sequence MAAVSVLTPVLALVLCMVMGFLAVRRRLTKTAAETKPWVDEDLQDNSEAQTRDDEEGEWEDLNKQEEVAHVPYSPQRHPEDQMLHRSQQFYALMNQRRSVRFISPEPVPQEVIENVIRTAGTGPSGAHTEPWTFVVVSDPDTKHRIRLIVEEEEEVNYRQRMGDKWVGDLEPLRTNWIKEYLDITPYLILIFKQTYGILPDKKKRTHYYNEISVSIACGILLAALQNVGLVTVTSTPLNCGPKLRLLLKRPANEKLLLLLPVGYPANDATVPDLKRKPLQDIMVLI from the exons ATGGCCGCCGTGTCCGTCCTCACGCCGGTTCTGGCGCTCGTGCTGTGCATGGTTATGGGCTTCCTGGCGGTGAGGAGGCGTCTAACCAAAACCGCCGCTGAAACAAAACCGTGGGTGGACGAGGACCTGCAGGACAACAGCGAGGCCCAGACAAGAGATGATG AGGAAGGGGAGTGGGAGGATCTAAACAAGCAGGAAGAAGTTGCCCATGTGCCTTACTCGCCTCAGCGCCATCCCGAGGACCAGATGCTGCACAGATCTCAGCAATTCTACGCGCTGATGAACCAGCGCAGGTCTGTCCGCTTCATCAGCCCAGAGCCCGTGCCGCAGGAAGTCATCGAGAACGTCATCCGCACCGCAG GTACTGGACCAAGCGGAGCGCACACTGAACCCTGGACCTTTGTGGTGGTCTCCGACCCGGACACCAAGCACCGGATCCGGCTGATcgtggaggaagaagaggaggtcaACTACCGCCAGAGGATGGGAGACAAGTGGGTCGGTGACTTGGAACCACTCAG GACAAACTGGATCAAAGAGTACTTGGATATCACGCCATACCTCATCCTCATCTTCAAACAGACATATGGAATCTTACCAGATAAGAAGAAGAGGACACATTACTACAATGAGATCAGCGTGTCAATAGCCTGTGGGATCCTACTGGCCGCACTGCAG AATGTGGGTCTCGTCACTGTGACTTCGACGCCGCTCAACTGCGGCCCTAAGCTCAGGCTGCTGCTCAAACGACCAGCCAATGAGAAGCTGCTCTTGCTGCTTCCTGTTGGCTACCCTGCCAACGACGCTACCGTGCCCGATCTCAAACGCAAACCACTGCAGGACATCATGGTGCTCATATAA